In uncultured Methanobacterium sp., a genomic segment contains:
- a CDS encoding DUF1801 domain-containing protein has protein sequence MKKTTPNQEIRDHHADKANGESLALAKIAAMPGQYRAMGERLHTLIKASSPTLSPRTWYGMPAYANDGKVICFFRGGVNERYMTLGFTEEAKLDEGNLWPTSFALKELTPTEETMITSLVKKAVAED, from the coding sequence ATGAAAAAAACAACTCCCAATCAAGAAATACGCGACCATCATGCAGACAAAGCAAATGGAGAAAGTTTGGCGCTTGCAAAGATCGCTGCGATGCCTGGACAGTATCGTGCAATGGGGGAGCGGCTTCATACCCTCATCAAAGCCAGCTCACCAACCCTCTCACCAAGGACCTGGTACGGGATGCCGGCATATGCCAATGATGGTAAGGTCATCTGCTTCTTCCGTGGTGGTGTGAATGAAAGATACATGACACTGGGCTTCACTGAGGAAGCAAAACTTGACGAAGGCAACTTATGGCCCACTTCCTTCGCTTTAAAAGAGTTGACTCCCACCGAAGAGACGATGATCACTTCCCTCGTGAAGAAAGCTGTGGCTGAGGACTGA
- a CDS encoding HXXEE domain-containing protein has product MDLNILWMVPVAYFVHILEESPRFVPWATRYLGAPETFGQFVLGNVIFMAYVIIATSLAIFYPSEITLIIGLSTAAWIFSNFLIHAYYTLRTGEYSPGVVTGGAIYVPVSLYIYYNFLGSGLLNTLDLALSVIIGFGIMYIPTMIQQKRKGKL; this is encoded by the coding sequence ATGGATTTGAATATTTTATGGATGGTACCTGTAGCTTATTTTGTACATATTTTAGAAGAATCCCCGAGATTCGTGCCTTGGGCAACCAGATATCTTGGTGCACCTGAAACATTTGGGCAGTTTGTTCTGGGTAATGTTATTTTCATGGCATATGTCATCATAGCCACATCACTTGCAATCTTCTATCCTAGCGAAATAACACTGATTATTGGATTATCCACCGCTGCATGGATATTTTCAAACTTCCTAATCCATGCATACTACACCCTACGCACAGGTGAATATTCTCCCGGTGTTGTAACTGGAGGTGCAATATACGTCCCGGTTTCATTGTATATTTACTACAACTTCCTGGGATCTGGATTGTTAAACACTTTGGATCTGGCACTGTCGGTTATTATCGGATTTGGAATTATGTACATACCAACCATGATACAGCAAAAGAGAAAGGGGAAACTATAG
- a CDS encoding putative immunity protein, whose translation MVTKTKIKINDNNKLREILDSEYEGSSQIRMCKYALKLSTHILKLVKYDEPENPIIKEGYLINEAWQRGEVRMHDVRQAGFKIHKLARESGDEVIQTALRVVGQSIATAHMKEHAMVASDYAIKVINLLYPNKIEKVTEERLWQIKQLQSISEPQ comes from the coding sequence ATGGTTACAAAGACAAAAATTAAAATCAATGACAATAACAAATTGCGAGAAATATTGGATTCTGAGTATGAAGGTTCATCTCAAATTAGAATGTGTAAATATGCTTTAAAACTATCAACACACATTTTAAAATTAGTAAAGTACGATGAACCTGAAAATCCAATTATTAAAGAAGGCTATTTGATAAATGAGGCATGGCAACGTGGGGAAGTTCGCATGCATGATGTTAGGCAGGCGGGTTTTAAGATTCACAAATTAGCAAGGGAGTCGGGAGATGAAGTAATTCAAACTGCATTAAGGGTTGTAGGTCAATCTATTGCAACTGCGCATATGAAAGAACACGCAATGGTGGCTTCTGATTATGCAATTAAGGTTATAAATCTTCTTTACCCTAACAAAATAGAAAAGGTTACTGAAGAACGATTATGGCAAATAAAGCAACTGCAATCAATTTCAGAACCGCAATAA
- a CDS encoding DUF998 domain-containing protein: protein MNRGNGISIQMMNRQRFFAMCGIVAPIFFALLVIIASLLRSDYSQTSNFVSDLGVGPYAIIQNINFIIFGLLTISLALGLRSGLPSPQGRALKAGVWFVVLFGLGVLFAGVFPEDYLSQMPHNLVSATAFVAIIIAQLLIWQGLRNEDSMVWGRYRTYSLISGLLSIIFVILLKISMTYYVDYQGVAQRLFLAVPWIWIGITGLKLYYIMKKE from the coding sequence GTGAATAGGGGAAATGGAATATCTATACAAATGATGAACCGGCAACGATTCTTCGCGATGTGTGGTATCGTTGCTCCCATCTTTTTCGCACTTTTGGTGATAATAGCCAGTCTTCTAAGGTCGGACTATAGTCAAACCAGCAATTTTGTCAGTGATCTTGGTGTTGGGCCTTATGCAATTATTCAAAACATTAATTTCATTATTTTTGGCCTTTTAACCATAAGTTTAGCCCTTGGACTTCGTAGTGGTTTGCCAAGTCCGCAGGGGAGAGCTCTTAAAGCAGGGGTGTGGTTCGTTGTTTTATTTGGTTTAGGAGTGTTGTTTGCTGGAGTATTCCCTGAGGATTATCTCTCACAAATGCCTCATAATCTGGTAAGTGCCACTGCATTTGTGGCAATTATCATCGCTCAACTCTTGATCTGGCAAGGATTAAGAAATGAAGATAGTATGGTTTGGGGCAGATACCGAACCTATTCATTAATAAGTGGACTGTTATCAATTATTTTTGTTATTTTGCTTAAAATTTCCATGACATACTACGTGGACTATCAGGGAGTCGCCCAGAGATTATTCCTGGCAGTGCCTTGGATATGGATTGGGATAACAGGACTAAAACTATATTACATTATGAAGAAGGAGTAA
- a CDS encoding ZIP family metal transporter, producing the protein MNELLVIFLYSLLPVLGTFAGGLAAEFFQISKKNLSLALHAATGIILAVISVELIPRSLTATTPWIVILAFVAGGVFFVILDQLINYMQVKSGDLSQSTAAWAIFIGTTIDSFTDGLMIGTGALVSLNLGLLLAVGVVSADLPEGFATVAALKDKGIKRKTRILLLISASVPVLIGAAAGYLLVKGQPPIVEYSILAFTAGVLLTVTVEEIIPESHKYGEARLAALVLISAFALFALISSYLPV; encoded by the coding sequence ATGAACGAACTGCTGGTAATATTCTTATATTCATTATTACCGGTGTTAGGAACTTTTGCAGGTGGTCTTGCTGCTGAATTCTTTCAAATAAGTAAAAAGAATCTAAGTTTAGCATTACATGCCGCCACAGGAATTATTCTTGCAGTAATAAGTGTTGAATTAATTCCACGATCTTTAACCGCGACTACTCCCTGGATTGTAATCTTAGCTTTTGTGGCAGGCGGTGTATTTTTTGTCATTCTGGACCAGTTGATAAATTACATGCAGGTAAAAAGTGGTGACCTGAGCCAGTCCACTGCTGCGTGGGCCATATTTATAGGCACCACCATTGATTCATTTACTGATGGTTTAATGATTGGAACCGGGGCGTTGGTATCTTTAAATCTGGGCCTGTTACTGGCAGTAGGTGTAGTTTCAGCAGATTTACCTGAAGGTTTTGCCACTGTTGCCGCATTAAAAGATAAAGGAATTAAACGAAAAACTCGAATTCTTTTACTCATCTCAGCAAGTGTCCCGGTTTTAATTGGTGCAGCTGCAGGCTATTTACTGGTTAAAGGGCAACCACCAATAGTGGAATATTCTATCTTAGCTTTCACTGCAGGGGTACTATTAACAGTTACTGTAGAAGAAATAATTCCAGAATCGCACAAATATGGGGAAGCCAGGTTGGCAGCATTGGTGCTTATTTCCGCATTCGCACTATTTGCATTGATATCCAGCTATTTACCCGTATAA
- a CDS encoding GMC family oxidoreductase N-terminal domain-containing protein: MEKVLIVGSGAGGATVAKNLAKKGMDVTIIEKGNWINAAKAYQCYDNMNVGVELLKATCVGGTTLVTAGNAVRTCQKEFKNIGINIDHELLEVERELNVNTLPDSHVGEGTRKIVEAASDLGLRMEKMPKFIDPLKCIPCGQCVMGCPRHAKWSALSYLEEAENSGVKILSNTSVEKIITKNGVVQGVKTDEKEYYSDMVVLSAGAIETPRILIRSGLNAGEQLFVDTFITVGGILKGIKFNKEVSTNSLWKGSDFILTPHYTSTTAEMLKTTGYGANDILGMMVMIKDDRSGMVTENEVVKENTAHDVGLLTEGSAIAGALLETAGVDTSTIVSTPARGAHPGGTAAIGEVVDNNLETEINGLYVADASVFPSAPGSPPVLTIMALAKRLAKYLSEN, translated from the coding sequence ATGGAAAAAGTACTGATTGTGGGATCAGGAGCTGGAGGGGCTACTGTTGCTAAAAATTTGGCAAAAAAGGGTATGGATGTCACTATTATCGAAAAAGGTAACTGGATAAATGCTGCAAAAGCTTATCAGTGTTATGACAACATGAATGTGGGTGTAGAACTTCTCAAAGCCACTTGTGTTGGTGGAACTACCCTGGTCACAGCAGGTAACGCTGTTAGAACTTGTCAAAAAGAGTTCAAAAATATTGGGATTAATATCGACCATGAACTTCTCGAAGTAGAGCGTGAACTTAATGTAAATACACTTCCAGACTCCCATGTGGGGGAAGGAACGAGAAAAATCGTGGAGGCTGCTTCAGATTTGGGCTTGAGAATGGAAAAAATGCCTAAATTCATAGATCCTTTAAAATGTATACCTTGCGGGCAATGCGTTATGGGATGTCCAAGACATGCCAAATGGAGTGCTTTAAGTTATCTTGAAGAAGCAGAGAATTCTGGAGTAAAGATCTTATCAAACACATCTGTTGAAAAGATTATAACAAAAAATGGAGTGGTTCAAGGAGTAAAAACTGATGAGAAAGAATATTATTCTGATATGGTCGTATTATCAGCAGGGGCCATTGAAACTCCCAGGATACTTATTAGATCTGGTTTGAATGCGGGGGAGCAATTGTTTGTTGATACATTCATAACAGTGGGAGGTATTCTTAAAGGCATCAAGTTTAACAAAGAAGTGTCCACGAATTCCCTATGGAAAGGCAGTGATTTCATTTTAACACCCCATTATACCAGTACAACTGCTGAAATGTTAAAAACAACGGGATATGGTGCGAATGATATTCTGGGAATGATGGTTATGATCAAAGATGACAGATCTGGAATGGTTACAGAGAATGAAGTGGTTAAAGAAAATACTGCACACGATGTTGGTCTTTTAACTGAGGGTTCAGCCATTGCCGGTGCACTTCTTGAAACTGCAGGAGTAGATACCAGTACTATTGTTTCAACTCCGGCTCGAGGTGCTCATCCTGGGGGTACTGCAGCTATCGGGGAAGTTGTGGACAACAATCTTGAAACTGAGATAAATGGTTTATACGTAGCAGATGCCAGTGTTTTCCCCAGCGCTCCTGGATCTCCACCAGTTCTCACCATAATGGCTCTTGCAAAAAGGCTTGCTAAATATTTAAGCGAAAATTAA
- a CDS encoding helix-turn-helix domain-containing protein: MSELKYPDGFEEIACPVEKTILLIGNKWTLLIVRELVMANGPLRYNEIAKALPKISSRTLSSKLKNMVNYGIIEKNIIDDSPIKVEYSLTEKGRQLHKVTRPMAEWSEEWHTF, translated from the coding sequence ATGAGTGAATTGAAATATCCAGATGGTTTTGAAGAGATAGCATGCCCTGTGGAGAAAACAATACTGTTGATCGGGAATAAATGGACTCTGCTAATTGTTAGAGAACTGGTAATGGCTAATGGGCCTTTAAGATATAATGAAATAGCAAAAGCTTTGCCCAAGATCAGTTCAAGGACCTTATCCTCTAAATTAAAAAATATGGTTAATTATGGAATAATTGAAAAAAATATCATTGATGATTCACCCATTAAAGTAGAATATTCTCTAACGGAAAAAGGTAGACAATTACATAAAGTAACTCGCCCCATGGCTGAATGGAGTGAAGAGTGGCATACTTTCTGA
- a CDS encoding pyridoxamine 5'-phosphate oxidase family protein, with protein sequence MNEVVKFLCENPVTYVATIGLDGKPKVRPFQFMLENGGKLYFCTNNQKDVYKQIQKFPYIEVTTSSPDFRWIRLSGKVVFSEDMEVKKAIIDSSQLVKSLYQTADNPIFKIFYLEDAKATIADFSGEPPKEFSL encoded by the coding sequence ATGAATGAAGTAGTGAAATTTTTATGTGAAAATCCAGTAACCTACGTTGCAACCATTGGTTTAGATGGTAAACCCAAAGTTCGACCATTCCAGTTCATGCTTGAAAATGGCGGAAAACTCTATTTCTGTACCAACAACCAGAAAGATGTTTATAAACAGATCCAGAAATTCCCATATATTGAAGTCACGACTTCCAGTCCGGATTTTAGGTGGATAAGGCTTAGTGGTAAAGTTGTATTTTCTGAAGATATGGAAGTTAAAAAGGCAATAATTGACAGTAGCCAACTGGTAAAGTCACTCTATCAAACTGCAGATAATCCTATATTCAAGATATTCTATCTTGAGGATGCAAAAGCAACAATTGCCGATTTCTCAGGTGAACCTCCTAAAGAGTTCTCACTCTGA
- a CDS encoding helix-turn-helix domain-containing protein has product MMFDEKMVSSLQKLGLSSYGARTYIVITNFGPVDATTIASEANIPRTKIYDVLNKLERDGWITVEQGRPKLFTACDPRMVIDRRQSDLMGEIDSLSSEMSMMYDQQIKKEIPKVWLIHGKKSITAKSVDMVSRAKKSVMLTGDLYFPEEIESLKPIILKAKKNQIRFRIIAGDIIKTSEGEINLIKSFEDVQPEMIVSGKPPIKYVVVDEKELLIIFPKINENILDLNKVVALWIPSPAVASSMADMFNMRWNTYIQMQTGP; this is encoded by the coding sequence ATGATGTTTGATGAGAAGATGGTATCATCATTGCAAAAACTGGGTTTATCCAGTTACGGTGCAAGGACTTACATTGTTATTACGAATTTTGGCCCGGTTGATGCTACAACTATTGCTTCAGAAGCGAATATTCCAAGGACTAAAATTTATGATGTTTTAAACAAGCTGGAAAGAGATGGGTGGATAACTGTGGAGCAAGGACGTCCAAAACTGTTCACAGCTTGCGATCCAAGGATGGTAATTGACAGGAGGCAGTCTGATCTTATGGGTGAAATTGACTCCTTATCCAGTGAAATGTCCATGATGTATGATCAGCAGATAAAAAAGGAGATACCAAAAGTATGGTTGATTCATGGCAAAAAGAGCATTACAGCCAAATCAGTGGATATGGTGTCCAGAGCTAAAAAAAGCGTTATGCTGACTGGTGATCTATATTTTCCTGAAGAAATTGAATCGCTAAAGCCCATTATTTTAAAGGCTAAAAAAAACCAGATCAGGTTTCGAATCATTGCCGGAGATATTATAAAGACCAGCGAAGGTGAAATTAACCTTATTAAATCCTTTGAGGATGTTCAACCGGAGATGATAGTCTCTGGAAAACCACCCATTAAGTACGTGGTAGTGGATGAGAAAGAGTTGTTGATTATTTTCCCTAAAATTAATGAAAATATCCTGGATCTAAACAAAGTAGTGGCCTTGTGGATTCCCAGTCCAGCAGTAGCATCCTCAATGGCAGACATGTTCAATATGCGATGGAATACATATATCCAGATGCAAACAGGACCCTGA
- a CDS encoding MFS transporter: MEGNNSTEDVNKTVVLLIATLATFLTPFMGTSLIIALPTISSDLAVNAILLSWISTAYILTSAMFAVPLGKIADIYGMKKVFTYGIVILTISTILAALSPSAYFLIIMRALQGIASAMIFVTGLAMITSVFHPKERGKAIGINLTAGYAGLVLGPVLGGLLTQYLGWKSIFYCIVPLCLLVLILVIWKMKGEWGECKGEKLDKWGTLLYILMLALVLIGFSTITETFGIIMVVLGVIGFIGFILWELRVENPVLEVKLFFENRRFAFSNLATLITYIGTFAVSFLLSLYLQYIKGYDPEITGLVMVVQTIFMVIISPVSGKLSDRFDPGKLASLGMAIISIGLFILSLINAETSLYTIILALASLGIGIGIFSAPNTNAIMGSVEKKYFGVSSAILGTMRLLGQTFGMGLILLVFAVYIGTVQFTPQNYPELLMSIKITFVISVILSVIAIFASLARNKK, encoded by the coding sequence ATGGAAGGGAATAACTCAACAGAAGACGTGAATAAAACAGTGGTCTTACTAATTGCTACTCTGGCCACCTTTTTAACTCCCTTCATGGGAACTTCCCTGATCATTGCCCTCCCCACAATTTCCAGTGATCTGGCAGTTAATGCTATCCTTTTAAGCTGGATTTCAACTGCATACATTTTAACATCAGCCATGTTTGCAGTGCCCCTGGGGAAAATTGCCGATATTTATGGAATGAAAAAAGTTTTCACCTATGGAATAGTGATTTTAACCATTTCCACAATTTTGGCTGCACTATCTCCTTCAGCCTATTTTCTTATAATAATGAGGGCCCTTCAGGGTATTGCCAGTGCAATGATATTTGTCACTGGCCTGGCAATGATAACATCAGTATTCCATCCCAAAGAAAGAGGTAAAGCAATAGGAATCAACCTCACTGCAGGATATGCTGGTTTGGTTCTGGGACCTGTACTGGGTGGCCTGTTAACACAGTACCTGGGATGGAAAAGTATTTTTTACTGTATTGTACCACTTTGTTTACTGGTTCTGATTCTGGTTATTTGGAAAATGAAAGGAGAATGGGGTGAATGCAAAGGAGAAAAATTAGATAAATGGGGAACTCTACTCTACATTCTAATGCTAGCACTGGTTCTAATTGGATTTTCAACAATAACTGAAACATTTGGAATTATAATGGTAGTTTTAGGAGTTATAGGCTTTATTGGCTTTATTCTCTGGGAGTTAAGGGTTGAAAATCCAGTTTTGGAAGTGAAATTATTCTTTGAAAATAGAAGATTTGCATTCTCCAACCTGGCAACCTTAATAACCTATATAGGTACCTTTGCGGTGAGTTTTCTTTTGAGTTTGTATCTCCAGTACATTAAAGGATATGATCCGGAGATAACTGGCTTAGTTATGGTTGTTCAAACAATTTTCATGGTAATTATCTCACCGGTATCGGGAAAACTTTCTGACCGGTTCGATCCTGGGAAACTGGCTTCACTGGGAATGGCAATTATTTCCATTGGTCTTTTTATTCTTTCATTAATTAACGCTGAAACCAGTTTGTACACTATAATATTAGCCTTAGCATCCCTAGGGATTGGAATTGGAATATTCTCTGCTCCCAACACCAATGCTATCATGGGATCCGTGGAAAAAAAGTACTTCGGAGTATCTTCTGCAATTTTAGGTACAATGAGACTTTTAGGTCAGACATTTGGTATGGGATTAATTTTACTGGTATTTGCAGTTTATATTGGTACTGTTCAATTTACTCCACAAAATTATCCAGAACTACTAATGAGTATTAAAATTACCTTTGTTATTTCCGTAATTTTAAGTGTAATAGCAATTTTCGCATCGTTAGCTCGAAATAAGAAATAA
- a CDS encoding MarR family transcriptional regulator: MRKRGHLSEKEISKMSLGSLINTVSRVHLAFLLGKIEELGITGGQFQFLSGLTLKDGITQEELSKRFHMNQSTIARALKKLEDAGMVQRTVDENNRRRNIITVTRKGQETVNEINRMEYEWENRFKSLSSEEKDQLKNLLRPMATESIDLMYEFRK; encoded by the coding sequence ATGAGAAAAAGGGGTCACTTATCAGAGAAGGAAATTTCAAAAATGTCACTGGGGTCCCTGATAAACACGGTTAGCAGGGTGCATTTAGCCTTTTTATTGGGAAAAATTGAAGAATTAGGTATTACTGGGGGTCAATTCCAATTCCTTTCTGGCTTAACTCTTAAAGATGGGATCACCCAGGAAGAACTATCCAAAAGATTCCATATGAATCAAAGTACCATAGCCAGAGCATTGAAAAAACTAGAAGATGCGGGGATGGTCCAGAGAACTGTCGATGAGAATAACCGCAGGCGTAACATCATCACTGTTACCAGAAAAGGACAGGAAACTGTAAATGAAATAAATAGGATGGAATATGAATGGGAGAACAGGTTTAAATCTTTATCATCAGAAGAAAAAGATCAACTAAAAAATCTTTTAAGACCCATGGCCACAGAATCCATTGATTTAATGTACGAATTCAGGAAATAA